A genomic region of Colletotrichum destructivum chromosome 1, complete sequence contains the following coding sequences:
- a CDS encoding Putative ras-like guanine nucleotide exchange factor, SH3 domain, SH3-like domain superfamily — protein sequence MLMTQTAVPALVQGQKNNYIPRNKPSRENLGLEHSSNYYQSQPTLDQPNVGHAYSPYSQAITSSSSVMNGIAGTAPPGTMYVRALYDYEADDRTSLSFHEGDVIQVITQLESGWWDGVINGVRGWFPSNYCQIVTSTDEIPDHDQNGELEHLDDEEDNQEVYDEQLEEDDESELDDANGLPLEGADLGDKSRADFWIPQATPDGRLFYYNMMTGDRSMELPLESPSSANETGPRNRMNVNVPEKTRPPPEMMARGLTQDEDEDSEANSASELEGESLMLASRGSLQPRNRRSRSEMLSPSTSMDSMNGAAQVSRGKNEAYLNPNLAPNATPMIASATSFTSTSYNTPPTSTVPRSFFDDGSAPPLTWTRLVSNMRRAVDRYRDAITSNNRSEYVARAEDISDHLRLLLAAGSGTTDNHSGQPSIISTNKALYPHFRDMMSKFSKLVISSHIAAADWPNAESVQKCLQEADGVLLGVFSYVEIARQQRGEEIPRLFPGFVIGSSTGGSWQNNGLGSRDPITANFLEDEEGVVEPTAMLDGKLLERLDELKRMLVFSIRELDKHLVVADKIMTSFRHEIIGNNVCSAGGKVLEMFKPWYALIESIDLSSLGNSFQTPQLADFAANKQSLYDNISDLVVGCQAVAGPLADEWAEVRGEALENRLEYVRQCAKALETNSSHIGFSLQLLSEQVQINMQQHVDSRQREDVIQREQLRRGDTMPYDRPHQRTESRTTPIAVRPPMITSQSFTEGDTTGNFRGGDYSKVKKILGDDPNPQSNVPPVDETPEFLKLDHEPDLAWDNKLTPPIVKGGTLEALVEQLTRHDKLDSNFNNTFLLTYRSFTTAQDLFKLLVNRFGIQPPEGLSQQDFEAWRDRKQKLIRFRVVNILKSWFDNFWMEEHNEESKQLIRDVYTFARDTVKSTETPGSAPLMSVLDQRLSGQQAGARRMVQTLNQNTPSPIMPKNMKKLKFLDIDVTEFARQLTIIESRLYGKIKPTECLNKTWQKKVADGEPEPAPNVKALILHSNQMTNWVAEMILAQMDVKKRVIVIKHFVAVADKCRSLNNFSTLTSIISALGTAPIARLKRTWDQVPQRTQGVLETMRKLMASTKNFGEYREALHVANPPCIPFFGVYLTDLTFIEDGIPSIIKKTNLINFAKRAKTAEVIRDIQQYQAVGYSLQPVPELQDYIISNMQAAGDVHEMYDKSLQVEPREREDEKIVRVLAESGFL from the exons ATGCTGATGACACAGACCGCAGTGCCGGCACTAGTTCAGGGTCAAAAAAACAACTACATTCCTCGCAACAAGCCTTCGCGCGAAAACCTCGGCCTCGAACACAGCAGCAATTACTATCAATCCCAACCGACGTTGGATCAGCCCAACGTCGGCCACGCCTACTCACCCTACTCCCAGGCcatcacctcctcctcctccgtaATGAATGGCATTGCGGGGACCGCCCCGCCGGGCACAATGTATGTCCGAGCTCTGTACGACTacgaggccgacgaccgCACGAGTCTTAGTTTTCACGAAGGCGACGTCATCCAAGTTATCACACAACTTGAATCCGGCTGGTGGGACGGCGTTATCAATGGCGTTCGCGGCTGGTTTCCTAGCAACTACTGTCAGATTGTGACGAGCACCGACGAGATCCCCGACCATGATCAAAACGGCGAACTCGAACacctcgacgatgaggaggacaATCAGGAGGTTTACGATGAGCagctggaggaggatgacgagtCGGAActggacgacgccaacggccTGCCGCTTGAGGGCGCTGATCTGGGCGATAAATCGAGGGCTGATTTTTGGATCCCGCAAGCAACCCCCGATGGTCGCCTCTTCTACTACAACATGATGACGGGCGACCGCAGCATGGAGCTGCCCTTGGAATCACCCAGCTCGGCCAACGAGACGGGCCCGCGCAACAGGATGAACGTAAACGTTCCGGAGAAGACGCGGCCCCCTCCAGAGATGATGGCTAGAGGATTGACtcaggacgaggacgaagattCCGAAGCAAACTCGGCCTCCGAGCTGGAGGGCGAGTCGTTGATGCTCGCTTCCCGCGGGTCTCTG CAGCCTCGTAATCGTCGTTCTCGCAGCGAGATGCTTTCGCCCTCTACTTCCATGGACTCGATGAACGGTGCAGCGCAGGTTTCCAGGGGGAAGAATGAAGCGTACCTGAACCCGAACCTTGCGCCCAACGCGACGCCGATGATTGCGTCGGCCACGTCGTTCACCAGCACGTCGTACAACACGCCGCCAACTAGCACCGTGCCTCGCTCCTTTTTTGATGAcggctcggcgccgcctttgACATGGACGCGCCTTGTCTCCAACATGCGCAGGGCCGTAGATCGATACCGCGATGCTATCACCAGCAACAATCGCTCCGAATATGTTGCACGCGCCGAGGACATCTCTGACCACCTCAGGTTACTCCTGGCCGCCGGGTCTGGCACTACTGACAACCATTCTGGCCAACCCTCTATTATCTCGACGAACAAGGCTCTCTACCCTCACTTCAGGGACATGATGTCCAAGTTCTCCAAACTCGTGATCTCATCTCACATAGCTGCCGCTGACTGGCCTAACGCTGAATCGGTACAGAAATGTCTTCAGGAGGCCGACGGTGTGTTGCTCGGGGTTTTCAGCTATGTCGAAATTGCTCGCCAGCAGCGAGGAGAAGAGATCCCCCGGCTTTTCCCTGGGTTCGTCATTGGCAGTTCCACCGGCGGTAGTTGGCAGAATAACGGCCTCGGCTCTCGCGATCCCATCACTGCGAACTTCCtagaagatgaagagggtgTCGTGGAGCCCACGGCGATGCTGGACGGTAAACTTCTTGAGAGGCTGGACGAGCTCAAGCGAATGCTTGTATTCAGTATAAGAGAGCTGGACAAGCACTTGGTTGTGGCGGACAAGATCATGACATCTTTCAGGCATGAAATCATCGGCAACAATGTCTGCTCGGCCGGAGGCAAGGTTCTCGAGATGTTCAAACCATGGTACGCCCTTATCGAGTCCATCGATCTATCGTCGCTCGGAAACAGCTTCCAGACGCCTCAGCTGGCGGATTTCGCCGCCAACAAGCAGAGCCTGTACGATAACATCTCAGACCTCGTGGTGGGCTGTCAAGCCGTGGCCGGACCTTTGGCTGATGAATGGGCCGAGGTGCGCGGCGAAGCTCTGGAGAACCGTCTCGAGTACGTCCGCCAGTGTGCCAAGGCACTCGAGACGAATTCGTCACACATTGGATTCTCCTTGCAACTATTGTCGGAGCAAGTGCAGATCAACATGCAGCAGCATGTTGATTCCAGGCAAAGGGAAGATGTCATACAGCGCGAGCAGCTTCGCAGAGGAGACACTATGCCGTACGACCGCCCCCATCAACGAACGGAGTCGCGGACGACGCCAATAGCGGTGCGGCCTCCCATGATCACCTCACAATCATTCACCGAAGGTGACACTACTGGAAATTTTCGAGGAGGCGATTACTCAAAGGTTAAGAAAATTTTGGGCGATGATCCGAACCCTCAGAGCAATGTCCCCCCGGTTGATGAAACGCCGGAATTCCTCAAGTTGGATCACGAGCCGGATCTGGCATGGGATAACAAGCTTACGCCACCTATCGTCAAGGGCGGTACGTTGGAGGCCCTCGTTGAGCAGCTGACGCGCCACGACAAGCTAGACTCCAACTTCAACAACACGTTCCTTCTTACCTACAGGTCTTTCACGACAGCGCAGGACCTTTTTAAGCTTCTCGTCAACCGCTTCGGCATTCAGCCACCCGAAGGTCTGTCTCAACAGGATTTCGAAGCCTGGCGGGATCGGAAACAAAAGCTCATCCGCTTCCGGGTGGTCAACATCTTGAAGAGTTGGTTCGACAACTTCTGGATGGAGGAGCACAACGAGGAATCGAAACAGCTTATCCGGGATGTTTACACTTTTGCGCGGGACACGGTCAAGTCGACGGAGACACCCGGCTCTGCGCCGCTCATGTCGGTCTTGGATCAAAGGCTCAGCGGCCAGCAAGCCGGAGCCCGCCGCATGGTCCAGACGCTCAACCAAAACACGCCGTCGCCAATCATGCCCAAGAACATGAAGAAGCTCAAGTTTCTGGACATTGATGTCACAGAATTCGCCCGTCAGCTCACAATCATCGAGTCTCGGTTGTACGGCAAGATCAAGCCCACCGAATGCCTTAACAAGACGTGGCAGAAGAAGGTCGCCGACGGAGAGCCTGAACCGGCACCGAACGTTAAGGCGCTCATCTTGCACTCGAACCAGATGACAAACTGGGTGGCAGAGATGATTCTGGCTCAAATGGACGTGAAGAAGCGTGTCATCGTGATCAAGCACTTTGTCGCTGTTGCGGAC AAATGCCGGAGTCTCAACAATTTCTCTACGCTCACCTCGATCATTTCGGCACTAGGCACTGCGCCCATCGCTCGCCTTAAGAGAACGTGGGACCAGGTACCGCAACGGACGCAAGGTGTTTTGGAAACCATGCGAAAGCTCATGGCCAGTACAAAGAACTTTGGAGAATACAGAGAGGCTCTACACGTGGCGAATCCGCCTTGCATTCCTTTCTTCG GTGTTTACCTGACCGACTTGACCTTCATTGAAGACGGAATCCCGTCCATTATCAAGAAGACCAACCTCATCAACTTTGCCAAgcgggcgaagacggccgaggtaATCCGTGACATTCAGCAGTACCAGGCCGTCGGGTACTCATTGCAGCCTGTCCCGGAGCTACAAGACTACATAATAAGCAATATGCAGGCCGCAGGAGACGTGCATGAGATGTACGACAAGAGCTTGCAAGTGGAGCCGCGCGAGCGAGAAGACGAAAAGATCGTGAG GGTTCTTGCCGAATCTGGCTTCCTATGA
- a CDS encoding Putative SGNH hydrolase-type esterase domain, SGNH hydrolase superfamily — MLLSAVFGFFLLLEAVVLSGNLLDPSKWPNDQQVIGPPRKALSQGPFRNRFINDQQDSQNAAGFVAFGDSYSAGIGTGVDGVEDECRLGSHAHPVLIFTDLAKSQGANAATFQFLSCTGSTTENILSGGERSQIDNFNTSINADFAILSIGGNDLGFFRVMNACIFRFYSFYSGTCEAALQDASDRIECPDFEQRLEMVIMEILDKVHWEKRPWFVITVTGYARFFSVETDECDNCTLGVWWQGPKLKRDVRQRMNNMVMAVNDKLKRSIDAVNSRFTTSKVIFVDYDARFDGHRFCEPTVTEPAYNRTETWFFLVGGKDNNPNVTDPTPAPNGTSIRTDGARSRTLSPLSTLVDPDTCLSPAEGSGDWGLMALCYMARAKRDDPSLRFAHEDVMIQNSMWYVPTYYGKTFHPRSLGHEAIRDEVYRVWSDLAISL, encoded by the exons ATGTTGCTGTCTGCTGTCTTCGGCTTCTTTCTGCTGTTGGAGGCTGTGGTTCTCTCCGGGAACCTATTGGACCCGAGTAAATGGCCAAATGACCAGCAGGTCATTGGCCCTCCGAGGAAAG CACTCTCGCAGGGTCCGTTCCGAAATCGGTTCATAAACGACCAGCAAGACTCGCAAAACGCTGCAGGGTTTGTTGCTTTTGGTGATTCTTATAGCGCTGGCATTGGTACTGGTGTTGACGGGGTCGAAGATGAGTGCCGACTTGGCTCCCACGCACACCCGGTTCTGATCTTCACCGATCTCGCCAAAAGTCAGGGAGCGAACGCGGCGACCTTCCAGTTCCTATCTTGCACCGGTTCGACGACCGAGAATATTCTGTCCGGCGGCGAGCGCAGTCAAATTGACAACTTCAACACATCCATCAATGCCGACTTCGCCATCCTGTCTATCGGGGGCAACGACCTTGGCTTCTTCCGGGTTATGAACGCTTGTATCTTCCGGTTCTACAGTTTCTACTCCGGAACGTGTGAGGCGGCTCTACAGGACGCATCTGACCGGATCGAGTGTCCCGATTTTGAGCAGCGACTAGAGATGGTGATAATGGAGATATTGGACAAGGTCCACTGGGAGAAGCGCCCGTGGTTTGTCATTACTGTCACCGGATATGCTCGGTTCTTTAGCGTCGAGACTGACGAATGCGACAACTGTACTCTGGGTGTCTGGTGGCAGGGTCCGAAGCTCAAGAGGGATGTCCGTCAGCGGATGAACAACATGGTGATGGCAGTCAACGACAAGCTCAAGCGATCCATCGATGCGGTCAACTCAAGGTTCACAACTTCCAAGGTCATTTTTGTCGATTACGACGCCAGATTTGACGGCCATCGTTTCTGCGAACCTACCGTGACGGAGCCTGCATACAACCGAACCGAGACTTGGTTCTTCCTTGTTGGAGGCAAGGATAACAATCCAAACGTGACTGACCCGACGCCGGCCCCCAACGGTACGAGCATTCGTACTGACGGTGCACGAAGCCGGACCCTGTCGCCGCTGTCGACGCTCGTGGACCCGGATACCTGCCTAAGTCCGGCCGAGGGCTCGGGAGACTGGGGCCTCATGGCCCTGTGTTACATGGCAAGGGCTAAGCGGGACGATCCGTCGCTACGATTTGCTCATGAGGATGTCATGATTCAGAATTCCATGTGGTATGTCCCAACATATTACGGGAAAACCTTCCACCCA AGAAGCCTCGGTCATGAAGCCATAAGAGATGAAGTTTACAGAGTCTGGTCTGATCTGGCTATATCTCTGTAG
- a CDS encoding Putative zn(2)Cys(6) fungal-type DNA-binding domain-containing protein, giving the protein MVYCGKASQGCQNCRTRRIKCDKVKPECSQCIRVGKRCPGYRDQLSLMFRDESTKVIKKAHAQWGVSDSPGNGLIQASASNAPSPPASSPAYSRKSTPNSVRAASRPGPVAALSPASSVASFSSPSSTHHSAGSSSPIPLPVVKQENRESSPPTLHIGPTLEEQGVQFYVNRYLIGHPDEPKSGQDLAAEGWIWHPAVQDVMCAVGLAGLYNLTGNMEMMATAREKYGSALRETGKLIRPPHTPSIDVTMRAVVALAMFEVVKGSHYSTGTVHAHVMGGAALMRSWCPMPSVPFAGFRALLQLCYSMYIPLHVAGMPMPPDFYDWVSYGSQLQLPIDRPSTDLAVLIARFVETSSMIHRHVISDGNPKTASVLQQLLDLESDLASWEAGLEGDWIYETINATHLPPKAVFEGEYHKYHDVWTARIWNYYRWARVLVNQNLLDLTNKNPVSSLSLVSAAARDHYLATIRRLARDTLVSAPTHWRHPALDGPAQITVESPGGGGAGSAGLPALLFHLKVAGCAPGVPKQYWEWALGVIQTIWGDMGMLHARSMMEAMRAHEDTVLRSGAAGILAYDW; this is encoded by the exons ATGGTCTATTGTGGTAAGGCCTCCCAGGGCTGCCAGAATTGCCGAACCCGTCGCATCAAG TGCGACAAAGTGAAACCCGAATGCTCGCAATGCATCCGCGTGGGCAAAAGATGCCCTGGCTACCGAGACCAACTCTCGCTTATGTTCCGCGATGAAAGCACCAAAGTTATCAAGAAAGCTCATGCCCAATGGGGTGTTTCTGACAGCCCCGGGAATGGTCTCATCCAGGCTTCCGCATCAAAtgctccatcgccgcctgcTTCGTCACCAGCTTACAGCCGGAAGAGTACGCCCAACAGCGTGAGGGCCGCATCACGACCGGGCCCCGTAGCCGCActttcgccagcctcaagCGTCGCATCGTTCTCGTCTCCTTCGTCAACACACCACTCGGCAGGATCTTCGTCCCCAATACCGCTCCCGGTAGTCAAGCAAGAAAACCGCGAGTCGAGTCCGCCAACTTTGCACATCGGTCCCACCCTGGAGGAGCAAGGCGTACAATTTTATGTCAATCGGTACCTGATAGGCCACCCTGACGAACCGAAATCCGGCCAAGACCTTGCCGCGGAAGGTTGGATATGGCACCCAGCAGTTCAGGACGTTATGTGTGCTGTAGGGCTGGCCGGGCTGTACAACCTGACTGGCAACATGGAAATGATGGCTACCGCACGAGAGAAGTACGGCTCGGCACTTCGAGAAACCGGAAAGCTTATTCGACCTCCACACACTCCCAGTATAGATGTGACGATGAGAGCCGTCGTCGCGCTGGCCATGTTTGAG GTTGTCAAAGGAAGCCACTACTCCACCGGCACAGTTCACGCCCACGTCATGGGGGGAGCGGCTTTGATGAGAAGTTGGTGTCCTATGCCCAGCGTGCCCTTTGCAGGCTTCAGAGCACTGCTGCAGCTGTGCTATTCAATG TATATACCTCTTCACGTTGCGGGCATGCCGATGCCCCCAGACTTTTACGATTGGGTGTCGTACGGCTCGCAACTCCAGTTGCCTATCGACCGACCGTCCACCGACCTCGCAGTTTTGATTGCTCGCTTTGTCGAGACTTCGTCAATGATCCATCGCCATGTTATCAGTGATGGAAACCCAAAAACTGCCAGCGTGTTGCAACAATTACTTGATCTCGAATCCGACTTGGCATCATGGGAGGCTGGGCTGGAAGGAGATTGGATATACGAGACCATCAACGCTACTCATCTCCCACCAAAGGCGGTTTTCGAGGGCGAATATCATAAATACCATGACGTCTGGACAGCTCGCATCTGGAACTACTACCGATGGGCGCGAGTTCTGGTGAACCAGAACCTGCTGGACTTGACGAACAAAAACCCAGTCTCCAGTCTATCACTAgtgtcggcggccgcgcgcGACCATTACCTTGCGACTATTCGGAGGCTGGCAAGGGACACGCTTGTGAGCGCGCCGACGCACTGGCGACATCCGGCTCTCGATGGGCCGGCGCAGATAACAGTAGAAAGCCCCGGTGGTGGCGGAGCCGGATCAGCAGGACTGCCGGCATTGCTGTTTCATTTAAAGGTAGCGGGATGCGCTCCTGGAGTTCCGAAACAATACTGGGAATGGGCTTTGGGCGTCATTCAGACGATCTGGGGTGATATGGGCATGCTGCATGCGCGATCCATGATGGAGGCTATGCGGGCGCACGAGGATACTGTGCTCAGGTCCGGTGCAGCTGGAATATTGGCATACGACTGGTAA
- a CDS encoding Putative SCA7 domain, SAGA-associated factor 73, with protein sequence MAAVSDPKKSDEQTIKVASKKDPKNKPDGPIKLKKPAPKYNKPGNWREGSIVEEDKKPKKDDSPTISVASPGPVVNPLDDSAREAFATGRPLEDTPDLQQCKHCKKSILKTAAKAHIAQCLKLKKEKAQRKKEAREARERAKEAAREEEARKADEDADGKGEDDSDGEEDGAEKKATGSKTTKKAAGKKTDGDTSKGKKRKADGDAEKGPKQKKKKEEPKPKAPKPKGPVDVERQCGVLLPNGQPCARSLTCKSHSMGAKRAVAGRSLPYDMLLAAYQKKNQAKQQKAALDANAPLEDEDEANAGPVDSDEETAAVMSALAHWNPQPVVPQPLLNPIKRQYQLARLHEQLQMATNGGRTNIFKVNGFGVQKLPFGHPGLMDTEDAPGEPDTADLNFGGARRSSSFSMQSQPPQRRPSVTSRA encoded by the exons ATGGCCGCGGTTTCGGATCCCAAGAAGA GCGACGAGCAGACAATCAAGGTCGCGTCGAAGAAGGACCCCAAGAACAAACCAGATGGTCCTATCAAACTCAAGAAGCCGGCACCGAAGTACAACAAACCCGGAAACTGGAGAGAAGGAAGCATCGTTGAAG AAGACAAGAAGCCCAAAAAGGACGATTCCCCAACGATTTCTGTTGCTTCTCCCGGACCGGTCGTCAACCCCCTCGATGACAGCGCACGCGAAGCCTTCGCGACCGGTCGACCCCTCGAAGACACACCCGATCTGCAGCAATGCAAGCACTGCAAGAAGAGTATCCTCAAGACAGCTGCCAAGGCCCACATCGCACAATGCCTCAAAttgaagaaggagaaggctcAGCGCAAGAAAGAGGCGAGAGAAGCCCGTGAGCGAGCCAAAGAAGCTGCgcgcgaagaagaagccagGAAAGCAGACGAGGATGCGGATgggaagggagaggacgACAGCGATGGTGAAGAGGACGGAGCGGAAAAGAAGGCTACCGGCAGCAAGACAACCAAGAAGGCCGCGGGTAAGAAAACCGATGGAGATACCAGCAAAGGAAAGAAGCGCAAGGCGGATGGTGATGCCGAAAAAGGACCcaagcaaaagaaaaagaaggaggagccTAAGCCAAAGGCTCCTAAACCGAAGG GTCCCGTGGATGTCGAACGGCAGTGTGGTGTCCTCTTACCCAATGGGCAGCCATGTGCAAGGTCACTCACTTGCAAGAGTCACAGCATGGGAGCAAAACGTGCCGTCGCAGGAAGATCTCTGCCTTATGACATGCTTCTTGCGGCATaccagaagaagaaccaGGCCAAACAGCAAA AGGCCGCActcgacgccaacgccccgttggaagacgaagacgaggccaACGCCGGGCCAGtggactcggacgaggagacggCTGCCGTTATGAGTGCTCTGGCGCATTGGAACCCACAACCCGTAGTACCGCAGCCACTCCTTAACCCAATCAAGAGACAGTATCAGCTCGCGCGCCTTCATGAGCAGCTGCAGATGGCGACAAACGGCGGCCGAACAAATATTTTCAAAGTCAACGGTTTTGGCGTGCAGAAGCTGCCGTTCGGTCACCCAGGCCTCATGGACACGGAAGACGCACCTGGCGAGCCCGACACGGCGGATCTGAACTTTGGAGGTGCTCGCCGATCTTCAAGCTTCAGCATGCAAAGCCAACCACCGCAGCGACGGCCCTCGGTGACGAGCAGAGCATAA
- a CDS encoding Putative mitochondrial carrier protein: MAPAGVLEALGHALAGATGTAFSTTAVYPLDLVTTRLKVQRQLRREDAISEKDQYRGVFHALKAISSQEGGVSALYTGLAQDIFKSIADSFLFFLFYQYFRDARRRSRGRRLPVIDELAVGALAGACSRACTTPIANVVARKQTSAMFGGNIDGEDASVWKILSSIGAENGIAGLWAGYSASLLLTINPSITFFLNEQMGKTLLPDSDETSRNPQTTFLLAAASKSVATIISYPLQTARARLQMQGSGNASPRRSTENPERSTSSESSNEPQTPTSIEAKGGALSKLKKMAEGSVIAIVLSIARTEGLLALYAGLQGEVLKSFFSHGLTMVSKGIIHKFIIRLGILLLSLSRGQSRKARLQRLRQVFLRLR, from the coding sequence ATGGCACCTGCTggggtcctcgaggccctcggccACGCTCTTGCCGGCGCGACCGGCacggccttctcgacaaCTGCAGTCTATCCCCTTGACCTCGTCACCACGCGCCTCAAGGTGCAGCGCCAGTTACGGAGAGAGGATGCCATCTCCGAAAAAGACCAGTATCGCGGCGTCTTCCACGCGTTGAAAGCCATTTCGTCACAAGAAGGCGGTGTATCGGCTCTTTACACAGGCCTCGCACAGGATATATTCAAATCTATTGCAGATTcgttcctcttctttctgtTCTACCAGTATTTTCGGGatgcccgccgccgttctcgcGGCAGGAGGCTGCCGGTTATCGATGAGCTGGCGGTCGGCGCGTTAGCGGGCGCTTGCTCGAGAGCTTGCACAACGCCCATCGCAAACGTGGTTGCGAGAAAGCAGACGTCGGCTATGTTTGGAGGCAACattgacggcgaggacgcgTCCGTCTGGAAAATCCTGTCTTCTATTGGCGCCGAGAACGGCATAGCTGGGCTCTGGGCTGGGTATTCCGCTTCCTTGCTGTTAACGATCAATCCCAGCATAACCTTTTTCCTGAACGAACAAATGGGGAAGACACTTCTCCCAGATTCGGACGAAACCTCGCGTAATCCACAAACAACTTTCCTGCTTGCTGCCGCCAGCAAGTCTGTTGCTACCATCATCAGCTACCCCCTGCAGACTGCCAGAGCCAGGCTTCAAATGCAGGGGTCTGGCAACGCTTCGCCGCGGAGGAGCACCGAGAACCCGGAGAGATCAACTAGTTCGGAGTCCAGCAATGAGCCTCAAACTCCCACTTCCATAGAGGCAAAGGGTGGCGCCCTGAGCAAGCTGAAGAAAATGGCCGAAGGTAGCGTGATCGCCATTGTTCTATCCATCGCAAGGACCGAGGGACTGTTGGCATTATATGCTGGTCTCCAGGGCGAAGTGCTCAAGAGCTTCTTCAGCCATGGCCTGACTATGGTGTCGAAAGGCATCATCCACAAGTTCATAATCCGCTTGGGCATTCTCCTGTTGTCCTTGTCACGAGGGCAGTCACGCAAGGCCAGGTTACAGCGCCTCCGCCAGGTGTTCCTCAGACTTCGATGA
- a CDS encoding Putative nitric oxide synthase-interacting protein, which translates to MAHSKRNTSRSVFTSYERDMAKAAWASTSARLSRDSFLPFGSCYLCLEIAREPVSCNHGDVFCRECAVANLIAQKKEIKRVERARDKAEQEILDAQARQDAEAQERAVKEFEKIQAGLDPSSSVTSLSPSGLASGEDVTMGTDIDVPMKQGTKRKFILDQDELEKIAKEDRAKAQKSIDEERASKEKLPSFWTPSQTPDAGAARKAAAATTAPKKTKLAPVCPASPDNSPHHYSLKSLVTLNFKEELDPKTNSNRRICPSCVKTLGNASRPLLAEKCGHVICRSCAVKFMTTVKGDDSSPQENACYVCDARLTAGRSDGKQKQRKQEFVGLIELRSEGTGFSARGASKVEKSGVAFQC; encoded by the exons ATGGCACACA GCAAACGAAATACGTCCCGCAGTGTCTTCACCTCATACGAGCGTGACATGGCTAAGGCTGCGTGGGCCTCGACCTCAGCGCGCCTGTCTCGCGACTCCTTCCTCCCCTTTGGTTCTTGCTATCTCTGTCTCGAAATCGCCAGAGAACCTGTATCGTGCAATCATGGCGACGTCTTTTGCCGCGAGTGTGCGGTGGCCAACCTCATCGCAcagaagaaggagatcaAGCGCGTAGAGCGAGCACGAGACAAGGCGGAGCAAGAAATCCTGGACGCCCAGGCCCGTCAAGACGCCGAGGCTCAAGAACGCGCCGTAAAGGAATTCGAAAAGATTCAAGCGGGACTAGACCCGTCGTCATCCGTAACATCACTGAGCCCGTCTGGGCTTGCATCAGGAGAAGATGTTACGATGGGAACCGATATCGATGTTCCCATGAAGCAGGGCACCAAGAGAAAATTCATCTTGGATCAAGACGAGCTAGAGAAAATCGCAAAGGAAGATCGCGCCAAGGCGCAGAAGTCGATCGACGAGGAAAGA GCATCCAAGGAGAAACTGCCTTCTTTCTGGACACCGTCCCAAACACCCGATGCCGGAGCAGCTCGTAAAGCGGCAGCCGCGACAACAGCTCCCAAAAAGACTAAGCTTGCGCCTGTCTGCCCGGCGTCGCCGGATAACTCGCCGCATCATTACTCCCTGAAGTCTCTGGTCACCCTCAACTTCAAGGAAGAGCTCGATCCCAAGACAAACAGCAACAGGCGCATTTGTCCCTCGTGCGTGAAGACGCTTGGTAACGCGTCACGTCCTCTGTTGGCTGAGAAGTGCGGACACGTCATCTGCCGAAGCTGTGCTGTAAAGTTTATGACTACTGTGAAAGGCGATGACTCTTCGCCGCAAGAGAACGCTTGTTACGTCTGTGATGCCCGACTGACGGCGGGCCGCTCGGATGGCAAGCAGAAGCAGCGAAAACAGGAGTTTGTCGGACTGATCGAGCTCAGATCTGAAGGCACAGGGTTCTCCGCGAGGGGCGCAAGCAAGGTGGAGAAAAGCGGCGTCGCCTTTCAGTGCTGA